The proteins below come from a single Stutzerimonas stutzeri RCH2 genomic window:
- a CDS encoding LacI family DNA-binding transcriptional regulator: MTTRRRRSAERVTLSDVARSAGCSLMSASRALSQPDLVSDALRERVELAVKALGYVPHPAARSLASSRSNLVAVIIPSLSNAVFVDTVEAIQRVLMPAGYEMMIGVSHYRPEEDERLLRAYLAHQPAGLLLTGFERSDAARAVLANYTAPMVTLMELSERPDDYCVGFSQLEAGVAMTRTLLERGYRHVAFAAAQLDPRTLQRAEGYRQAMRQAGRYEPTLELLTPQLSSIGLGAELLDRLLAQHPQIDAVFFNNDDLALGALFRAHQLGLEVPGRLAIAGFNDLPAAAWMHPALSTVRTRRGEIGELAAQMLLSLMRGQQPAERCIDVGFEVVMRDSA; this comes from the coding sequence ATGACCACACGCCGCAGACGCTCTGCCGAGCGAGTTACTCTGTCCGATGTCGCGCGCAGTGCCGGCTGCTCGCTGATGTCGGCCTCGCGCGCGCTGTCGCAACCGGACCTGGTATCCGATGCATTGCGTGAGCGTGTTGAACTGGCGGTCAAGGCGCTCGGCTACGTGCCGCATCCCGCGGCGCGCAGCCTGGCCAGTTCGCGCTCCAATCTGGTCGCGGTGATCATCCCTTCGCTGTCCAACGCGGTGTTCGTCGACACGGTCGAGGCCATCCAGCGCGTGCTGATGCCGGCGGGCTACGAAATGATGATCGGCGTCAGCCACTACCGGCCGGAAGAAGACGAGCGATTGCTGCGCGCCTACCTGGCGCACCAGCCGGCCGGGCTGCTGCTTACCGGGTTCGAGCGCAGCGACGCCGCGCGTGCGGTGCTGGCCAACTACACCGCACCGATGGTCACGCTGATGGAGCTGAGCGAGCGGCCGGACGACTACTGCGTCGGTTTCTCGCAACTGGAAGCCGGCGTGGCCATGACCCGCACGCTCCTTGAGCGCGGCTACCGCCATGTCGCATTCGCCGCGGCGCAGCTCGATCCACGGACCTTGCAACGCGCCGAAGGCTACCGTCAGGCCATGCGTCAGGCCGGACGCTACGAGCCAACACTGGAACTGCTGACGCCGCAGCTGTCGTCCATCGGTCTTGGCGCAGAGTTGCTGGATCGGCTTCTGGCGCAGCATCCGCAGATCGACGCAGTGTTCTTCAACAACGACGACCTGGCCCTCGGGGCGCTGTTCCGCGCCCATCAGCTGGGGCTCGAAGTACCTGGACGGCTGGCGATCGCCGGTTTCAACGACCTGCCGGCCGCGGCCTGGATGCATCCAGCGCTGAGCACGGTGCGCACCCGGCGCGGCGAGATCGGTGAGTTGGCGGCACAGATGCTGCTGAGCCTGATGCGGGGTCAGCAGCCTGCCGAGCGCTGTATCGACGTGGGCTTCGAAGTGGTGATGCGCGACAGCGCCTGA
- a CDS encoding LysR family transcriptional regulator, whose protein sequence is MNLNKVDLNLFIVFDAIYTEANLTRAGQIVGITQPAVSNALARLRETFNDPLFVRTAQGMVPTPMAQNIIGPVRNALQLLRVSVQESRTFSPAQANKTFRISMTDLTEAVMLPPLFQRLRRLAPNVKIESMLAKRRETTKELAAGRLDFAMDAPLNTDPQVRHVKLLEDRYICAMRRGHPLAKDKLTLEQYLSLSHIHISSRRSGLGLVDLALGKMGLQRKIALRSQHYLMATQVIDQTDMAVTVPERFARRHNLHQVDLPVDIQPLETHIYWHESTDQDPANRWMREQMIEIAQQVTAQQDL, encoded by the coding sequence ATGAACCTGAACAAGGTCGATCTGAATCTATTCATCGTCTTCGACGCCATCTACACCGAGGCCAACCTGACCCGTGCCGGGCAGATCGTCGGCATCACTCAGCCCGCCGTTTCCAACGCCCTCGCCCGGCTGCGCGAAACCTTCAACGATCCGTTGTTCGTGCGCACCGCGCAGGGCATGGTGCCGACGCCGATGGCGCAGAACATCATCGGCCCGGTGCGTAATGCGCTGCAGCTGTTACGGGTTTCGGTGCAGGAAAGCCGGACCTTCAGCCCGGCGCAGGCGAACAAGACCTTCCGCATCAGCATGACCGACCTCACCGAAGCGGTGATGCTGCCGCCGCTGTTCCAGCGCCTGCGCCGCCTGGCACCGAACGTGAAGATCGAGAGCATGCTGGCCAAGCGCCGCGAAACCACCAAGGAACTGGCCGCCGGCCGCCTGGACTTCGCCATGGATGCGCCGCTCAACACCGATCCGCAGGTGCGTCACGTCAAGCTGCTGGAGGATCGCTACATCTGCGCCATGCGCCGTGGCCATCCACTGGCCAAGGACAAGTTGACATTGGAGCAGTACCTGTCGCTGTCGCACATCCATATTTCCAGCCGCCGCAGCGGGCTCGGTCTGGTGGACCTGGCGTTGGGCAAGATGGGTCTGCAGCGCAAGATCGCCTTGCGCTCACAGCACTATCTGATGGCGACCCAGGTGATCGACCAGACCGACATGGCGGTGACTGTCCCCGAGCGTTTCGCCCGCCGCCATAACCTGCATCAGGTGGACCTGCCGGTGGATATCCAGCCGCTGGAAACCCACATCTATTGGCATGAAAGCACCGATCAGGATCCGGCCAACCGCTGGATGCGCGAGCAGATGATCGAGATCGCCCAGCAGGTCACCGCCCAGCAGGATCTCTGA
- a CDS encoding acyl-CoA dehydrogenase, whose translation MNFAYSPKVQELRERVQAFMDAHVYPAEKVFHQQVAEGDRWQPTAIVEELKAKAKAEGLWNLFLPESELGAGLTNTEYAPLAEIMGSSGLGPEAFNCSAPDTGNMEVLVRYGSEAQKREWLEPLLRGEIRSAFGMTEPGVASSDATNMEARAVREGDEWVINGRKWWTSGACDPRCKIMIFMGLTNPDAPRHAQHSMILVPMDTPGVKVLRPLPVFGYDDAPHGHAEVLLENVRVPYENVILGEGRGFEIAQGRLGPGRIHHCMRSIGVAERALKLMCERAVSRTAFGKPLARLGANFDYIAECRIEINMARLLTLNAAYMMDTVGNKIAASEIAQIKVVAPNVALKVIDRAIQIHGGAGVSEDFPLAHWWAMQRTLRLADGPDEVHRVAIARHELGKYVPREALRSR comes from the coding sequence ATGAATTTCGCCTACTCCCCGAAGGTTCAAGAGCTGAGAGAGCGCGTGCAAGCGTTCATGGATGCTCACGTCTATCCCGCCGAAAAGGTGTTCCACCAGCAGGTCGCCGAGGGTGATCGCTGGCAGCCGACCGCCATCGTCGAGGAGCTCAAGGCCAAGGCCAAGGCAGAGGGGCTGTGGAATCTGTTCCTGCCGGAGTCGGAACTGGGCGCCGGCCTGACCAACACCGAATACGCGCCGCTGGCCGAAATCATGGGCAGCTCTGGCCTCGGCCCGGAAGCGTTCAACTGCTCGGCGCCGGATACCGGCAACATGGAAGTGCTGGTGCGCTACGGCAGCGAGGCGCAGAAGCGCGAGTGGCTGGAACCGTTGCTGCGCGGCGAAATCCGTTCGGCCTTCGGCATGACCGAACCGGGTGTGGCCTCGTCGGATGCTACCAACATGGAAGCCCGGGCGGTGCGCGAGGGCGACGAGTGGGTCATCAACGGTCGCAAGTGGTGGACCTCCGGTGCCTGCGATCCGCGCTGCAAGATCATGATCTTCATGGGCCTGACCAACCCGGATGCGCCGCGGCATGCCCAGCATTCGATGATCCTGGTGCCGATGGATACCCCCGGCGTGAAGGTGCTGCGCCCGCTGCCGGTGTTCGGCTACGACGACGCGCCGCACGGCCACGCGGAAGTGTTGCTGGAAAACGTGCGGGTACCGTACGAGAACGTCATCCTCGGTGAAGGCCGCGGCTTCGAGATCGCCCAGGGCCGTCTTGGCCCAGGTCGCATTCACCACTGCATGCGCTCGATCGGCGTTGCCGAACGTGCACTGAAGCTGATGTGCGAACGCGCCGTTAGCCGTACTGCCTTCGGCAAGCCGCTGGCCCGCCTGGGTGCCAACTTCGATTACATCGCCGAGTGCCGCATCGAGATCAACATGGCGCGCCTGTTGACGCTGAACGCGGCGTACATGATGGACACCGTCGGCAACAAGATCGCTGCCAGCGAGATCGCGCAGATCAAGGTGGTCGCGCCCAACGTCGCGCTGAAGGTCATCGACCGCGCCATTCAGATTCACGGTGGCGCCGGCGTATCCGAAGACTTCCCGCTGGCGCACTGGTGGGCAATGCAGCGCACGCTGCGCCTGGCTGATGGCCCGGACGAGGTGCATCGGGTGGCGATTGCTCGCCACGAGCTGGGCAAGTACGTGCCGCGCGAGGCGCTGCGCAGCCGCTGA
- a CDS encoding substrate-binding domain-containing protein: protein MKPGLIGRLRKRALPLLLLAAANGSFAALPVPTDAAAVLRVHGSNTVGAKLAPMLIAGLFEAEGFQDIGIHPTEVENEQRVSARTPQGKQVYATVAAHGTGTGFAGLKNGQGDLAAASRPIKTGERAELVDLGDMRSAKAEQVIAIDGLAIVVHPNNAVDSLTTAQLAGLFAGEIRNWRELGGPDLPVRLHARDDRSGTYDTFNELVLARQGKALWSDARRYESNDELSRAVTLDAGAIGFTGLASLGKAKALAIADGDSQPMLPSRALVATEDYPLSRRLFLYAHPRKQSPWTEAYIEFIHSRAGQSIVERSGYVAQHVEAIRQTALVDMPVFYQQLASEAQRLTVNFRFEEGSAQLDNKAQRDLARVAEYLRVNGKLTDSAALVGFGDATGDPARAALLSKLRAMTVRRELNKRGVFLKEINGMGSELPVASNDAGSGRVKNRRVEVWVY from the coding sequence ATGAAGCCAGGCTTGATTGGACGGTTAAGGAAACGGGCGCTGCCCCTGCTGCTGCTCGCTGCGGCCAACGGCAGTTTCGCTGCCCTGCCGGTTCCCACAGACGCTGCTGCCGTATTGCGCGTCCATGGCTCCAATACCGTCGGCGCCAAGCTGGCGCCGATGCTCATCGCTGGGCTGTTCGAGGCCGAAGGCTTTCAGGACATCGGCATTCACCCGACCGAGGTGGAGAACGAACAACGCGTCAGTGCCCGCACGCCTCAGGGCAAGCAGGTGTATGCCACGGTGGCTGCACACGGAACCGGCACCGGCTTCGCCGGCCTGAAGAACGGCCAGGGCGACCTGGCTGCAGCCTCCCGGCCGATCAAGACCGGCGAGCGCGCCGAGTTGGTCGATCTTGGCGACATGCGCAGTGCCAAGGCGGAACAGGTCATTGCCATCGACGGCCTGGCCATCGTCGTGCACCCGAACAACGCTGTCGATTCGTTGACCACCGCACAACTGGCCGGGCTGTTCGCGGGTGAAATCCGCAACTGGCGCGAACTGGGCGGTCCGGACCTGCCGGTGCGGCTGCACGCTCGCGATGATCGCTCGGGCACCTATGACACCTTCAACGAGCTGGTACTGGCGCGTCAGGGCAAGGCGCTCTGGAGCGACGCACGCCGCTATGAATCCAACGACGAACTGTCCCGCGCGGTCACCCTCGACGCAGGTGCCATCGGCTTCACCGGCTTGGCCTCGCTGGGCAAGGCCAAGGCGTTGGCCATCGCCGACGGCGACTCGCAACCGATGCTGCCCTCCCGAGCCTTGGTCGCGACCGAGGACTATCCGCTATCGCGCCGACTGTTCCTCTATGCCCATCCGCGCAAGCAGTCGCCCTGGACCGAGGCCTACATCGAGTTCATCCATAGCAGGGCTGGCCAAAGCATCGTCGAGCGATCCGGCTACGTCGCCCAGCACGTCGAGGCGATTCGGCAAACGGCACTCGTCGACATGCCCGTTTTCTATCAGCAGCTGGCGAGCGAAGCCCAGCGCCTGACGGTCAACTTCCGCTTCGAGGAAGGCAGCGCCCAGCTGGACAACAAGGCCCAGCGTGACCTCGCGCGGGTGGCTGAATACCTGCGCGTCAATGGCAAGCTCACCGACAGCGCCGCGCTGGTGGGCTTCGGCGACGCGACGGGCGATCCGGCACGTGCCGCACTCCTCTCCAAGCTGCGCGCGATGACGGTACGTCGCGAGCTCAACAAACGTGGCGTGTTCCTCAAGGAAATCAATGGAATGGGTTCCGAACTTCCAGTCGCCTCTAACGATGCGGGCAGCGGCCGAGTTAAGAACCGTCGGGTGGAAGTCTGGGTGTACTGA
- the xthA gene encoding exodeoxyribonuclease III — MKIVSFNINGLRARPHQLSAIIEKHQPDVIGLQETKVSDEQFPQAEIEALGYHVHYHGQKGHYGVALLSRQAPLEIHKGFPSDGEESQKRFIWGRFADANGQPVTVMNGYFPQGESRAHPVKFPAKTKFYADLQALLEQRFSPDEALALMGDFNISPQDCDIGIGEVNAKRWLRTGKCSFLPEEREWLERIKGWGLQDSFRTLNPEVVDRFSWFDYRSRGFEDDPRRGLRIDYILTTHALHERVTDCGVDYDIRAMEKPSDHCPVWIELR, encoded by the coding sequence ATGAAAATCGTTTCTTTCAATATCAACGGGTTGCGCGCAAGACCTCATCAACTTTCTGCAATTATTGAAAAGCACCAACCGGACGTCATCGGCCTGCAGGAAACCAAGGTTTCTGACGAACAGTTTCCCCAGGCGGAGATCGAGGCGCTCGGCTATCACGTCCACTATCACGGGCAGAAAGGTCACTACGGGGTCGCCCTGCTCTCGCGCCAGGCACCGCTGGAGATTCACAAGGGCTTTCCCAGCGATGGCGAGGAGTCGCAGAAGCGTTTCATCTGGGGTCGCTTTGCCGATGCAAATGGTCAGCCGGTCACCGTCATGAATGGCTACTTCCCTCAGGGCGAAAGCCGCGCGCATCCGGTGAAGTTCCCCGCCAAGACCAAGTTCTACGCCGATCTGCAGGCCTTGCTCGAACAGCGCTTCAGCCCGGACGAAGCGCTGGCGCTGATGGGTGACTTCAACATTTCCCCGCAGGACTGCGACATCGGCATCGGCGAGGTGAACGCCAAGCGCTGGCTGCGTACCGGCAAGTGCAGCTTCCTGCCAGAGGAGCGCGAGTGGCTCGAGCGGATCAAAGGCTGGGGCCTGCAGGACAGCTTCCGTACCCTCAACCCTGAGGTCGTCGATCGCTTCAGCTGGTTCGACTATCGCAGCCGCGGCTTCGAGGACGACCCACGCCGAGGGCTGCGTATCGACTACATCCTCACCACTCATGCACTGCATGAACGCGTGACCGACTGCGGCGTGGATTACGACATCCGCGCGATGGAAAAGCCATCCGACCACTGCCCGGTCTGGATCGAGCTGCGTTGA
- a CDS encoding GNAT family N-acetyltransferase, with amino-acid sequence MPMSAEVRTLDSGYDRETRSLLYHAYRHEPTFAYLFEADRPGYQQRVRATVRELVNQHFLQQQPALGLLLDDRLIAVALIAPPQRRLDITESWAWRARMLLTAGFRCTRRYLDYHAAVLACLPSGAVHLLPLLGVHPQFQGQHYGEQLLHAVHEWCAEDETSQGLVIDTGNPRYLNFYQRQGYEEIGQIAVGPVVEHIFFHPAPRRMEAAR; translated from the coding sequence ATGCCGATGTCTGCCGAGGTTCGCACGCTCGATAGTGGTTATGACCGCGAAACACGCTCGCTGCTGTATCACGCCTACCGCCACGAACCGACCTTCGCCTACCTGTTCGAAGCCGACCGTCCCGGCTACCAGCAGCGTGTGCGTGCCACCGTGCGGGAACTGGTGAATCAGCATTTTTTACAACAACAACCAGCGCTCGGCCTGCTGCTGGATGATCGATTGATCGCCGTCGCTCTGATCGCGCCACCGCAACGCCGGCTGGATATCACCGAAAGCTGGGCCTGGCGCGCGCGCATGCTGCTGACTGCGGGGTTCCGCTGCACGCGCCGCTATCTGGATTATCACGCTGCGGTGCTGGCCTGCCTGCCCTCTGGCGCGGTGCATCTGCTGCCGCTGCTGGGTGTACATCCGCAGTTTCAGGGGCAGCATTACGGCGAGCAGCTGCTCCACGCCGTCCACGAATGGTGTGCCGAGGATGAAACCTCCCAGGGCTTGGTAATCGATACCGGCAACCCGCGTTACCTGAACTTCTACCAGCGACAGGGTTACGAGGAAATCGGCCAGATTGCTGTCGGGCCGGTGGTGGAGCACATCTTTTTCCATCCTGCGCCAAGGCGGATGGAAGCGGCGCGTTAG
- a CDS encoding autotransporter assembly complex protein TamA, which translates to MLSGISAGAAELDVRIEPQSRALRENIENYIGDLGDRDANELLRYSRVAQRQAEKALQALGYYRSRIRTDVREGDEPTLVLRVQTGEPVRLRNITVRLDGPAAEFSGFRVAQRTLRQGDVLNHGRYEDVKQQFLNQASRYGYFDGRFTRQRLAVDPRENTADVELVFDSGPRYRLGDVRFEGDAPFDDDLLRRMVPFDADTPYDSELIAELSQALQSSGYFEGVRVDANPTSASEQRIPVAVALTTRKPRTFGLGLGYSTDVGPRVRLNWTRHWVNPQGHSYGAETELSAPRQNVGLWYDIPLDPPLTDKLRFVGGYQYEEIAGTDTLSRLLKVGPEWHSRLPSGWLRVVSLKWQHEEYKLGDDSGISTLLMPGIAYSYLRSDNRIDPSNGYRLQFEVAAAKSGVLSDADLVHANVLLRGLTTLGQRHRFLGRVQLGGNWTDEYVNVPPSLRYFAGGDQSVRGYDYQSLSPTNSDGDKIGGRYQFAVSAEYQYSIAEKWRVATFVDQGNAFNSLEIPTLKSAVGVGVRWVSPVGPIRVDLAHPLDSEGGVRLHFSMGPEL; encoded by the coding sequence ATGTTGAGCGGCATTTCTGCCGGCGCCGCCGAACTGGACGTTCGTATCGAGCCACAGAGCCGGGCGCTTCGCGAGAATATCGAGAACTACATAGGTGACCTGGGCGATCGCGATGCCAACGAGCTGCTGCGCTACAGCCGGGTCGCGCAGCGCCAAGCCGAAAAAGCCCTGCAAGCGCTGGGCTACTATCGCAGCCGAATCCGAACCGATGTGCGTGAAGGCGATGAGCCGACTCTGGTGCTGCGCGTCCAGACTGGTGAGCCGGTGCGCCTGCGCAACATCACGGTCCGCCTGGACGGACCGGCAGCGGAGTTCTCGGGCTTTCGAGTCGCTCAGCGCACCCTGCGCCAGGGCGATGTGCTCAATCACGGCCGTTACGAGGACGTGAAACAGCAATTTCTCAACCAGGCTTCGCGCTATGGCTATTTCGATGGCCGCTTCACTCGCCAGCGGCTCGCGGTCGACCCGCGGGAAAACACTGCAGATGTCGAACTGGTTTTCGACAGTGGGCCACGCTACCGCCTGGGTGACGTGCGATTCGAAGGCGATGCGCCGTTCGACGACGACCTGCTCAGGCGCATGGTGCCGTTCGATGCCGATACCCCCTATGACTCCGAACTGATCGCCGAGCTTAGCCAGGCATTGCAGTCGAGTGGCTATTTCGAAGGTGTGCGCGTCGATGCCAACCCGACCAGCGCCAGTGAGCAGCGCATTCCCGTAGCGGTAGCGCTCACAACGCGCAAGCCGCGCACGTTCGGTCTTGGTCTGGGCTATTCCACCGATGTCGGGCCACGGGTTCGGCTGAACTGGACGCGCCACTGGGTAAATCCCCAGGGCCACAGCTATGGCGCCGAAACCGAGCTGTCCGCGCCGCGGCAGAACGTCGGACTCTGGTACGACATTCCGCTCGACCCGCCGCTGACCGACAAGCTGCGTTTCGTTGGCGGCTACCAGTACGAGGAAATTGCCGGTACCGATACGCTGAGCCGTCTGCTCAAGGTCGGCCCGGAATGGCACAGTCGGCTGCCCAGCGGTTGGCTGCGCGTGGTTTCGCTGAAGTGGCAGCACGAGGAATACAAGCTGGGCGATGACTCGGGGATCAGTACCTTGCTGATGCCTGGCATCGCTTACAGCTATCTGCGCAGTGACAATCGCATCGATCCAAGCAATGGCTACCGCCTGCAATTCGAAGTGGCGGCGGCCAAATCCGGCGTGCTGTCCGATGCTGATCTGGTTCACGCCAACGTGCTGCTGCGCGGGCTTACCACGCTCGGCCAGCGCCATCGTTTTCTCGGCAGGGTGCAGCTTGGTGGCAACTGGACGGATGAATACGTCAACGTGCCGCCATCGCTGCGCTATTTCGCCGGTGGCGATCAGAGCGTGCGTGGCTACGACTATCAGAGCCTGTCGCCAACCAACTCCGACGGCGACAAGATCGGCGGCCGCTACCAGTTCGCCGTGAGCGCGGAATACCAGTATTCGATCGCCGAAAAATGGCGCGTCGCGACCTTCGTCGACCAGGGCAACGCCTTCAACTCGCTGGAGATTCCCACCCTCAAAAGCGCCGTCGGTGTTGGTGTGCGCTGGGTTTCACCGGTCGGTCCGATTCGCGTCGACCTCGCTCATCCGCTGGACAGCGAAGGCGGCGTCCGCCTGCACTTTTCCATGGGGCCTGAGCTGTGA